Proteins from a genomic interval of Callospermophilus lateralis isolate mCalLat2 chromosome 1, mCalLat2.hap1, whole genome shotgun sequence:
- the Tmem60 gene encoding transmembrane protein 60, translated as MRMSLAQRVLLTWLFTLLFLIMLVLKLDEKAPWNWFLIFIPVWIFDTILLVMLIVKMAGRCKSGFDPRHGSHNIKKKAWYLIAMLLKLAFCLALCAKLEQFTTMNLSYVFIPLWALLAGALTELGYNVFFVRD; from the coding sequence ATGAGAATGTCCTTGGCTCAGAGAGTACTACTTACCTGGCTCTTCACCTTACTCTTCTTGATCATGTTGGTGTTGAAACTGGATGAGAAGGCACCTTGGAACTGGTTCCTCATATTTATTCCTGTCTGGATATTTGACACTATCCTCCTTGTCATGTTGATTGTGAAAATGGCTGGGCGCTGTAAGTCTGGCTTTGACCCTCGACATGGATcacacaatattaaaaaaaaagcctggTACCTCATTGCAATGTTACTTAAATTAGCCTTCTGCCTGGCACTCTGTGCTAAACTGGAACAGTTTACTACCATGAATCTGTCTTATGTCTTTATTCCCTTATGGGCCTTACTGGCTGGGGCTTTAACAGAACTTGGATATAATGTCTTTTTTGTGAGAGACTGA